From Gopherus evgoodei ecotype Sinaloan lineage chromosome 15, rGopEvg1_v1.p, whole genome shotgun sequence, one genomic window encodes:
- the LOC115635723 gene encoding zinc finger protein OZF-like codes for MVNGNEEMEPTGSETDGPGSDSGPAAGGEFLSAARQVALPLAHACRALAERSWSLRSAGWGGASRVSRCAASISCDPKPCLEPPLLPGRESPSVGQPRALLPPAPEPEPAGEHKQETSSFTCAGKKATPDKMPPKRSKGNVSQGLNQKKSLKNQRKLDKLQKSSLVQREGKSAIRGRAVRKSKDTIICQRTYAEEKPNICIECGKSFTQSSDLMNHQRTHTGEKPYKCIDCGKSFSVSSNLSRHQRTHTEEKPHPCTDCGKSFTNKSTLTQHQCLRTDEKPYKCIDCGKSFSRSSHHKRHLRSPPGKRQDKCTHRESATVGKVKETKVSKKKTPTIEIPNTCAECWQSFSQNSDLVKHMRIHTGEKPYECPDCGKRFNVSSNLIRHQRIHTGEKPYTCSDCGKSFTDKSTLTQHHRIHTGEKPYICTYCGKSFSRSSHHKRHERTHTGENPVSFLPLWPYPTQTY; via the exons ATGGTTAATGGCAATGAGGAAATGGAG CCCACGGGAAGCGAGACAGACGGACCCGGCTCTGACTCCGGGCCTGCGGCCGGGGGCGAGTTCCTCAGCGCTGCCCGCCAAGTGGCGCTGCCGCTCGCTCACGCGTGCCGGGCGCTCGCTGAGCGCTCTTGGTCCCTCCGCTCAGCGGGCTGGGGCGGAGCTTCCCGGGTCAGCCGCTGCGCTGCCTCCATTAGCTGTGACCCGAAACCCTGCCTCGAACCGCCGCTGCTTCCAGGCCGGGAGAGCCCGTCCGTAgggcagccccgggctctgctgccaccagcccctgagccggagcctgcag gTGAGCACAAGCAGGAAACATCTTCATTCACATGTGCTGGTAAAAAAGCAACTCCTGACAAGATGCCTCCCAAGCGATCCAAAGGAAATGTTTCACAGGGACTGAACCAGAAAAAGTCCCTCAAGAATCAGAGGAAGTTGGACAAGCTACAGAAGAGCTCTCTTGTGCAGAGAGAGGGTAAATCAGCCATCCGTGGGAGGGCTGTGAGGAAGAGCAAAGACACCATCATCTGCCAGAGAACATACGCAGAGGAGAAGCCCAACATCTGcattgagtgtgggaaaagcttcacccAGAGCTCAGACCTTATGAACCATCAGAGAACtcacacaggggagaaaccctataaatgcatcgactgcgggaagagcttcagcGTCAGCTCAAACCTGAGTCGAcaccagagaacccacacagAGGAGAAGCCCCATCCCTGCactgactgtgggaaaagcttcacaaACAAGTCCACCCTGACCCAACACCAATGCCTCCGCACAGATGAGAAGCCCTATAAATGCATtgactgtgggaagagcttcagccGCAGCTCCCACCACAAGAGGCATCTGAGGAGCCctccagggaagaggcaggacaaaTGCACCCACCGGGAAAGCGCCACTGTTGGGAAGGTGAAAGAAACTAAAGTGTCTAAGAAGAAAACCCCAACCATTGAGATCCCCAACACATGTGCCGAGTGCTGGCAAAGCTTCAGCCAGAACTCGGACCTGGTCAAACACatgaggatccacacaggagagaaaccctatgaGTGTCCCGACTGCGGAAAAAGATTCAATGTCAGTTCAAATCTGATCAGAcaccagaggatccacacaggagagaaaccgtACACGTGctctgactgtgggaaaagcttcactgatAAATCCACTCTGACCCAGCACCAccggatccacacaggagagaaaccgtACATATGCACTtactgcgggaaaagcttcagccgCAGCTCCCACCACAAGAGACATGAGCGAACCCACACTGGGGAAAACCCCGTGTCCTTTCTGCCCTTGTGGCCCTACCCCACCCAGACATACTGA